A single region of the Montipora capricornis isolate CH-2021 chromosome 13, ASM3666992v2, whole genome shotgun sequence genome encodes:
- the LOC138028432 gene encoding beta-arrestin-1-like, producing MDNADSKKTGTRVFKKTSPNGKITTYLGKRDFVDHIKHIDPVDGVILVDPDYVQEGKKVFAQVLAAFRYGREDLDVLGLTFRKDLFLACMQVYPPKAEDEVALTRLQERLRKKLGANAYPFKFELPPGSPSSVTLQPAPGDTGKPCGVDYELKTYVMDEKKDKEEKPEEKPHKRDTVRLAIRKITYAPELPLPQPRAETDKEFMLSAHKLHIEASLDKGMYYHGEEIGVNVHIANSSSKTCRKIKITVRQFADICLFSTAQYKCPVASLESEDGFPVGQSGTLSKVYRLTPLLANNRDKKGLALDGKLKHEDTNLASSTMDENTPKENLGIIVQYKVKVRVTVAYGSDVILELPFKLSHPKPPDETPPPTPATQPSGDQVNAAHQSSDSAAVDHNLIDFDTDGPDKSGDDDDLIFEDFARLRLKESEHLGSTDA from the exons ATGGACAACGCAGATTCGAAAAAAACGGGAACTCG TGTTTTCAAGAAAACATCGCCAAATGGAAAG ATCACAACTTACCTGGGAAAGCGAGATTTTGTTGATCACATTAAGCACATCGATCCAGTAG ATGGTGTTATACTAGTGGATCCAGATTATGTTcaagaaggaaagaaag tctttgCTCAAGTGTTAGCAGCATTTAG GTATGGAAGGGAAGATTTGGATGTGCTTGGCCTAACATTCAGGAAGGATTTGTTCTTG gCTTGTATGCAAGTTTATCCACCTAAAGCAGAGGATGAAGTTGCACTTACAAGACTTCAGGAGAGATTGCGCAAAAAACTGGGTGCCAATGCCTATCCTTTTAAGTTTGAG TTGCCGCCGGGATCGCCGTCTTCTGTAACTCTTCAACCAGCACCTGGAGACACTGGAAAG CCTTGTGGTGTAGATTATGAACTTAAAACATATGTAATGGATGAGAAGAAAGACAAAGAAGAGAAACCAGAAGAGAAACCGCATAAACG TGACACTGTTAGGTTAGCAATCCGGAAAATCACCTATGCACCAGAGCTTCCATTGCCTCAG cCAAGGGCTGAGACAGACAAAGAATTCATGCTGAGTGCACATAAGCTCCATATTGAAGCAAGCCTGGACAAAGGA ATGTACTATCATGGCGAGGAAATTGGAGTTAATGTTCATATTGCAAACAGTTCATCAAAAACCTGCAGGAAGATTAAAATTACAG tTCGACAATTTGCAGACATCTGTTTGTTTTCAACTGCACAGTATAAATGTCCAGTAGCCTCTTTGGAATCTGA AGACGGGTTCCCTGTCGGACAAAGCGGAACTTTATCAAAAGTGTATCGGTTAACACCGTTATTGGCAAACAATAGG GATAAAAAGGGTTTAGCTCTCGATGGAAAACTAAAACACGAAGACACCAATTTAGCCTCTTCAACAAT ggatgaaaacACGCCGAAGGAAAATCTCGGAATCATTGTACAGTATAAAGTAAAAGTTCGGGTCACGGTGGCTTATGGAAG TGACGTTATCTTGGAATTGCCATTCAAACTAAGTCATCCCAAACCTCCCGACGAGACGCCTCCACCCACACCCGCTACACAACCTTCTGGTGACCAGGTTAATGCCG CGCATCAATCATCCGATTCAGCTGCGGTTGATCACAATTTAATTGACTTCGATACCGA tggtCCCGATAAAAGCGGCGACGACGATGATCTTATCTTTGAAGATTTCGCTCGACTGCGGCTCAAGGAATCCGAGCATCTCGGAAGCACTGACGCCTGA